A window of the Buchnera aphidicola (Pterocallis alni) genome harbors these coding sequences:
- the ligA gene encoding NAD-dependent DNA ligase LigA, with product MKKKKKIFSILQKIISYHDYLYYVLDHPLISDVEYDFLVSKLNKKKKNNFLFVKNIRNDYDRDKLLQQLKWGNHLYPMLSLKSIFQINSFLNFYNKITERLNHYKKINFFCDVKFDGLALSLLYRKGFLVRALTRGDGICGEDVTENARMIQNIPQYLLGDDYPELLEVRGEVCMLKQDFNRLNLSLKKKKKKTFSNSRNAAAGSIRQKNPIVTKKRKLFFYCYSGYIFDNTLIMYNHSDQLKYLHQCGFHISKYILLSCDCKSILDFYYFIEKIRNLLAFHIDGIVIKLDSIELQQLIGYNTKFPKWAIAIKFISKESKTQLISVHYQIGRTGIVTPVGYVKPVILSGVIIKKVSLYNKNELNKLDLHMYDTVLIKRVGDVIPRICSVFIKKRLHNTNKICFPQYCTSCNSLLQYNNNTNIIQCIAGENCISQCVKNIEHFFSKEALYVQGLGYKIIKKLFDNKYIKNVLDCFKLDVIILSKLKFLGYQSAIKLVYEIEKCKHTTLGRFIYALGIDSIGLENATFIADYFGSIKKIMNCSIHELRDIRNIGSITANNFLHFIRNNKKKLYINQLINEIGITFLNKIKIVHQEKSIFFLNKKIVLTGKFLNWSRKEITTHIVHLGGIVCSSVSSRINYLIVGQNPGSKIQKALKYNVKIIKESEILDLILKKK from the coding sequence ATGAAAAAAAAAAAAAAAATTTTTTCTATATTACAAAAAATTATTAGTTATCATGATTATTTGTATTATGTTTTAGATCACCCTTTAATTTCAGATGTAGAATATGATTTTTTAGTAAGTAAATTAAATAAAAAAAAAAAAAATAATTTTTTATTTGTTAAAAATATAAGAAATGATTATGACCGTGATAAATTATTGCAACAATTAAAATGGGGTAATCATTTATATCCTATGTTATCATTAAAAAGTATTTTTCAAATCAATAGTTTTTTAAATTTTTATAATAAGATAACAGAAAGATTAAATCATTATAAAAAAATAAATTTTTTTTGTGATGTTAAATTTGATGGATTAGCATTAAGTTTATTATATAGAAAAGGATTTTTAGTTCGTGCTTTAACTAGAGGGGATGGAATATGTGGAGAGGATGTGACTGAAAATGCTAGAATGATACAAAATATTCCTCAATATTTATTAGGTGATGATTACCCGGAATTATTAGAAGTACGAGGTGAAGTATGTATGTTAAAACAAGATTTTAATAGATTAAATTTATCTCTTAAAAAAAAAAAAAAAAAAACATTTTCTAATTCTAGAAATGCTGCTGCAGGTTCTATACGACAAAAAAATCCTATAGTTACTAAAAAAAGAAAATTATTTTTTTATTGTTATAGTGGTTATATTTTTGATAATACTTTGATTATGTATAATCATTCAGATCAATTAAAATATTTACACCAATGTGGTTTTCATATAAGTAAATATATTTTATTATCTTGCGATTGCAAATCTATATTAGATTTTTATTACTTTATTGAAAAAATTCGTAATCTTCTTGCCTTTCATATTGATGGTATTGTAATTAAATTAGATTCAATAGAATTACAACAATTAATAGGTTATAATACTAAATTTCCTAAATGGGCTATTGCTATAAAATTTATTTCTAAAGAATCGAAAACTCAATTAATATCAGTGCATTATCAAATTGGGAGAACAGGCATTGTTACTCCTGTAGGGTATGTAAAACCTGTTATATTATCTGGTGTGATTATTAAAAAAGTTTCTTTATATAATAAAAATGAACTGAATAAACTAGATTTACATATGTATGATACTGTATTAATAAAACGAGTAGGTGATGTTATACCTAGAATATGTTCTGTTTTTATAAAAAAAAGATTACATAATACTAACAAGATTTGTTTTCCTCAATATTGTACTTCATGTAATTCATTACTACAATATAATAATAATACAAATATTATACAATGTATTGCTGGGGAAAATTGCATATCGCAATGTGTGAAAAATATTGAACATTTTTTTTCTAAAGAAGCTTTATATGTACAAGGATTGGGTTATAAAATTATTAAAAAATTATTTGATAATAAATATATTAAAAATGTTTTAGATTGTTTTAAATTAGATGTGATAATTTTATCTAAATTAAAATTTTTAGGGTATCAATCTGCTATTAAATTAGTTTATGAAATTGAAAAATGTAAGCATACTACTTTAGGTAGATTTATTTATGCTTTAGGTATTGATTCTATTGGTTTAGAGAATGCTACTTTTATTGCTGATTATTTTGGTTCTATAAAAAAAATTATGAATTGTAGTATACATGAATTAAGAGATATTAGAAATATTGGTTCTATTACTGCTAATAATTTTTTACATTTTATTAGAAATAATAAAAAAAAATTATATATTAATCAATTAATTAATGAAATTGGAATTACTTTTCTTAACAAAATAAAAATTGTACACCAGGAAAAAAGTATATTTTTTTTAAATAAAAAAATTGTTTTAACTGGTAAATTTTTAAATTGGTCTAGGAAAGAAATCACTACTCATATAGTTCATTTGGGTGGTATCGTGTGTAGTAGTGTATCTAGTAGAATTAATTATTTAATAGTTGGTCAAAATCCTGGATCTAAAATACAAAAAGCATTAAAATATAATGTTAAGATTATAAAAGAATCTGAAATATTAGATTTAATATTGAAAAAAAAATAA
- the tal gene encoding transaldolase yields the protein MNQLIGLKQFTKIVADSGNFYEINKYKPEDATTNPSLILQNINIPEYQCLIDDAIVYSKKLGGDRNTKIIHASDKLIVNIGNKILQYIPGMISTEIDARLSFNTDLCILKANKIINMYEELGIDRSRVLIKLASTWECIQAAKQLKKDNINCNLTLLFSFAQAKACAEAGIFLISPFVGRIYDWYCKNGLLKNYHVSSDPGVLAVQKIYKYYKKYGYNTIIMGASFRNTKQILALSGCDCLTIAPIFLEKLKNTNAIVERKLNLPNKSINTATALDIYEFNLEHNQDRMAVEKLSEGIRQFSDDQEKLEIILNDKM from the coding sequence ATGAATCAATTAATTGGTTTAAAACAATTTACAAAAATTGTTGCAGATAGTGGTAATTTTTATGAAATTAATAAATATAAACCTGAGGATGCAACTACTAATCCTTCGTTAATATTACAAAATATCAATATACCAGAGTATCAATGTTTAATTGATGATGCAATTGTATATAGCAAAAAGTTAGGAGGGGATAGAAATACAAAAATTATCCATGCTAGTGATAAATTAATTGTTAATATTGGTAATAAAATTTTACAATATATACCAGGTATGATTTCTACAGAAATTGATGCTAGATTATCTTTTAATACGGATTTATGTATTTTAAAAGCTAATAAGATTATAAATATGTATGAAGAACTAGGTATTGATCGTTCCCGTGTATTAATTAAATTAGCTTCAACATGGGAATGTATTCAAGCCGCTAAACAATTAAAAAAAGATAACATTAATTGTAATTTGACTTTATTATTTTCTTTTGCGCAAGCAAAAGCTTGTGCTGAGGCGGGTATTTTTTTAATTTCTCCATTTGTAGGTAGAATTTATGACTGGTATTGTAAAAATGGTTTATTAAAAAATTATCATGTATCTTCTGATCCTGGTGTATTAGCTGTACAAAAAATATATAAATATTATAAAAAATATGGATATAATACAATTATTATGGGGGCAAGTTTTAGAAATACTAAGCAAATATTAGCATTGTCTGGTTGTGATTGCTTAACTATTGCACCTATTTTTTTAGAAAAATTAAAAAATACAAATGCTATAGTAGAACGTAAATTAAATTTACCAAATAAAAGTATAAATACTGCTACTGCTTTAGATATATATGAATTTAATTTGGAACATAACCAAGATAGAATGGCGGTGGAAAAGTTATCTGAAGGGATACGTCAATTTAGTGATGATCAAGAAAAATTAGAAATAATATTAAATGATAAGATGTAA
- the gltX gene encoding glutamate--tRNA ligase → MHIKTRFAPSSSGLLHIGNIRTALYSWLFAKKHGGSFVLRIEDTDINRSNIHFIHDIIKTLNWLGIHWDCGPYLQSERLLIYKEKIDSMLDSGHAYKCYCSVERLEKLRLYQISQGQKPQYDRVCRNSKVQSIGKDYVIRFKNPLSGQVCFHDQIRGKIIFNNLELDDLIIQRRNGMPTYNFCVVIDDLLMGITHVIRGEDHINNTPRQINILTSLHAFIPHYAHVSMVIDHDKNNLSKRKSAMSILKYKNSGFLKEAILNYVLKLGWSYGDREIFNILEMKKLFSIRNINKSASEFNFNKLLWFNNYYLNNLPINDYLINIFKKRLIHDKIFYKNGPKLSSIISLLRSRCNTINEMSIQSLFFFTRIKYFHNNLIKKYCIKENILLLSIIYKNLFFIKNWSAENIILILKKISIKYNCLIKNICMPVRIAITGMENTPSINHIVEIIGKKESLIRIRIFYSFIKKNFF, encoded by the coding sequence ATGCATATTAAAACTAGATTTGCTCCTAGCTCGAGTGGGTTATTACATATAGGTAATATACGTACAGCGTTATATTCTTGGTTATTTGCTAAAAAACATGGCGGTTCTTTTGTTTTAAGAATAGAAGATACCGATATAAATCGTTCTAATATTCACTTTATACATGATATTATTAAAACATTAAATTGGTTAGGTATACATTGGGATTGTGGTCCATATTTACAAAGTGAAAGATTATTAATTTATAAAGAAAAAATTGATTCGATGTTAGATTCAGGTCATGCATATAAATGTTATTGTTCTGTAGAACGTTTAGAGAAATTACGTTTGTATCAAATATCTCAAGGTCAGAAACCTCAATATGATAGAGTATGTAGAAATAGTAAAGTACAGAGTATTGGAAAAGATTATGTGATAAGATTTAAAAATCCATTATCTGGTCAAGTATGTTTTCATGATCAAATTAGAGGTAAAATAATATTTAATAATTTGGAATTAGATGATTTAATTATTCAACGTAGAAATGGTATGCCTACGTATAATTTTTGTGTGGTAATTGATGATTTATTAATGGGTATTACTCATGTTATAAGAGGAGAAGATCATATTAACAATACTCCTAGACAAATTAATATTTTAACATCTTTACATGCTTTTATTCCACATTATGCGCATGTTTCTATGGTAATTGATCATGATAAGAATAATTTATCTAAAAGAAAAAGTGCAATGAGTATTTTAAAATATAAAAATAGTGGTTTTTTAAAAGAAGCAATTTTAAATTATGTATTAAAATTAGGTTGGTCATATGGTGATAGAGAAATTTTTAATATTTTAGAGATGAAAAAATTATTTTCTATAAGAAATATTAATAAATCAGCTAGTGAGTTTAATTTTAATAAGTTACTTTGGTTTAATAATTATTATTTAAATAATTTACCGATTAATGATTATTTAATTAATATTTTTAAAAAACGTTTAATACATGATAAAATTTTTTACAAAAATGGTCCTAAATTATCTAGTATTATCAGTTTATTAAGAAGTAGATGTAATACTATCAATGAAATGTCTATTCAATCATTATTTTTTTTCACCAGAATAAAATATTTTCATAATAATTTAATTAAAAAATATTGTATTAAGGAGAATATATTGTTATTAAGTATAATTTATAAAAATTTATTTTTTATAAAAAATTGGAGTGCTGAAAATATTATTTTGATACTAAAAAAAATATCTATTAAATATAACTGTTTAATTAAAAACATATGTATGCCGGTAAGAATTGCAATTACTGGAATGGAGAACACTCCCAGTATTAATCATATTGTTGAAATTATAGGTAAAAAAGAATCATTAATTAGAATAAGAATTTTTTATTCTTTTATTAAAAAGAATTTTTTTTAA
- the rpmB gene encoding 50S ribosomal protein L28 has product MSNICTITKKKSMFGNNRSHAMNATKKKFLPNLQYKKFWHSKIQKFIKLKVSTKGIRIIDKKGIEYFIKKGNKNG; this is encoded by the coding sequence ATGTCTAATATTTGTACTATCACTAAAAAAAAATCTATGTTTGGAAATAATAGATCACATGCTATGAATGCAACAAAAAAAAAGTTTTTACCTAATTTACAATATAAAAAATTTTGGCATTCAAAAATCCAAAAATTTATTAAATTAAAAGTTTCAACAAAAGGAATAAGAATAATTGATAAAAAAGGAATTGAATATTTTATAAAAAAAGGAAATAAAAATGGCTAA
- the fliP gene encoding flagellar type III secretion system pore protein FliP (The bacterial flagellar biogenesis protein FliP forms a type III secretion system (T3SS)-type pore required for flagellar assembly.), whose product MLMKLFIFFVLLMHSVNVNASELPNFLSYSILNNINMYTLFHQKIFFIVFLSFFPVLILLTTSFTRIIIILSLLRNALGIPYLPPNQILFSMSIFLTFFIMSPTIDKIYKESYLPLHENKIQINEAVIKGIKPMHDFMLHQTRKSDLLLFYNLSHIKNTCYKNNVPLIILIPAFITSELKTAFQIGFTIFIPFLIIDLVVSSVLIALGMMMVPPSTVALPFKLILFVLIDGWKLIFSSLVESFY is encoded by the coding sequence ATGTTAATGAAATTATTTATATTTTTTGTATTATTGATGCATAGTGTGAATGTAAATGCGTCCGAGTTACCTAATTTTTTAAGTTATAGTATATTGAATAATATAAATATGTATACTTTGTTTCATCAAAAAATATTTTTTATTGTTTTTTTATCTTTTTTCCCAGTTTTAATTTTATTAACAACAAGTTTTACTAGAATTATTATTATTTTAAGTTTGTTAAGAAATGCATTAGGAATACCATATTTACCTCCTAATCAAATTTTATTTAGTATGTCAATTTTTTTAACTTTTTTTATCATGAGCCCAACAATAGATAAAATTTATAAAGAATCATATTTACCATTACATGAAAATAAAATTCAAATCAATGAAGCTGTTATCAAAGGTATAAAACCAATGCATGATTTTATGTTACATCAAACAAGGAAATCTGATTTGTTATTATTTTATAATTTATCGCATATTAAAAATACATGTTACAAAAATAATGTTCCTTTAATTATATTAATTCCAGCATTTATCACTAGTGAATTAAAAACAGCATTTCAAATTGGATTTACTATTTTTATACCTTTTTTAATAATAGATTTAGTAGTTTCAAGTGTTTTAATTGCTTTAGGGATGATGATGGTGCCTCCATCTACTGTAGCTCTTCCTTTTAAATTAATATTATTTGTATTAATTGATGGTTGGAAATTAATCTTTTCTTCTTTAGTGGAAAGTTTTTATTAA
- the ppa gene encoding inorganic diphosphatase: protein MNLKYIPSGKNIPEDIYVIIEIPNNTHSIKYEINKNTQILFVDRLIPTAMIYPCNYGYINNTLSDDGDPLDVLIPISESLQPGCVIQCKPIGILKMIDESGVDNKIIALPHNNICINYNNINDIHNLPTFQKDKIIHFFKHYKDLEKKKWVKIIGFEDVQSAKQEIQKSIYQYSKK from the coding sequence ATGAACCTAAAATATATTCCATCTGGAAAAAATATACCAGAAGATATATATGTGATTATTGAAATACCAAATAATACACATTCTATCAAATATGAAATTAATAAAAATACACAAATATTATTTGTTGATCGTCTTATACCTACCGCAATGATCTATCCATGTAATTATGGTTATATTAATAATACGTTATCTGATGATGGAGATCCGTTAGATGTATTAATTCCTATTTCAGAATCATTACAACCAGGATGCGTGATACAATGTAAACCAATTGGTATATTAAAAATGATTGATGAATCTGGAGTAGATAATAAAATTATTGCTCTACCACACAATAATATATGTATAAATTATAACAACATTAACGATATACACAATTTACCAACATTTCAAAAAGATAAAATTATACATTTTTTTAAACATTATAAAGACTTAGAAAAAAAAAAATGGGTTAAAATTATTGGTTTTGAAGATGTACAATCTGCTAAACAAGAAATACAAAAATCAATTTATCAATACTCTAAAAAATAA
- the rpmG gene encoding 50S ribosomal protein L33, which translates to MAKSKREKIKLVSSSGSKHYYTTTKNKKSNQKKMHLKKYDPKIRKHILYNEAKIK; encoded by the coding sequence ATGGCTAAAAGTAAAAGAGAAAAAATAAAACTCGTATCTTCTTCTGGCTCTAAACATTATTATACAACAACAAAAAATAAAAAATCTAATCAAAAAAAAATGCATTTAAAAAAATACGATCCTAAAATTAGAAAACATATATTATATAATGAAGCAAAAATTAAATAG
- the rsmI gene encoding 16S rRNA (cytidine(1402)-2'-O)-methyltransferase — translation MNNKNIGILYIVPTPIGNIQDISDRALNILKTVHLIIAENTKYTNNLLKILKIKNTIISFHKYNENNQTQKIISLLKTKTIALVSNAGTPVINDPGYELVHTCHKENITVIPIPGPCAAITALSASGLSSNTFYYAGFIPKKKNTRINFLKKIKNKQTTVILYESCHRIIHTLNDITNILGSKRKIVFAKEITKKWEKIKYGTSIQILTWLQKDPCRQKGEITLLIKHKKKKKKIISSKIKKTLHLLIKYLSMKKSIELISKIFKIKKNDLYKYTINQFQHDKK, via the coding sequence ATGAATAATAAAAATATAGGAATACTATATATAGTACCCACACCGATAGGAAATATACAAGATATCAGTGATAGAGCACTAAATATACTAAAAACAGTGCATTTAATCATAGCTGAAAATACAAAATATACAAATAATTTATTAAAAATATTAAAAATAAAAAATACTATTATATCTTTTCATAAATATAATGAAAATAACCAAACTCAAAAAATCATTAGTTTGTTAAAAACTAAAACAATTGCATTAGTTTCTAATGCTGGAACACCTGTTATTAATGATCCAGGATACGAATTAGTCCATACATGTCATAAAGAAAATATAACCGTAATACCAATTCCTGGACCATGCGCAGCAATTACCGCATTAAGCGCCTCAGGACTATCAAGTAATACATTTTATTATGCAGGATTTATACCAAAAAAAAAAAACACACGTATTAATTTTCTTAAAAAAATAAAAAATAAACAAACAACTGTTATATTATACGAATCTTGTCATAGAATCATTCATACCCTTAATGATATCACAAATATTTTAGGAAGTAAAAGAAAAATTGTGTTCGCAAAAGAAATAACAAAAAAATGGGAAAAAATTAAATATGGGACATCAATACAAATATTAACATGGTTACAAAAAGATCCATGTAGACAAAAGGGAGAAATAACACTGCTAATTAAACATAAGAAAAAAAAAAAAAAAATCATATCCTCGAAAATAAAAAAAACACTTCATCTTTTAATTAAATATCTTTCTATGAAAAAATCAATAGAATTAATATCTAAAATTTTTAAAATAAAGAAAAATGATTTATATAAATATACTATTAATCAATTTCAACATGACAAAAAATAA
- a CDS encoding beta-ketoacyl synthase N-terminal-like domain-containing protein, producing MKRVVITGIGIISSIGNDKLSVLNSLQALKSGITFSKSMQDFGMRSNVCGNILLPEKKMHRSNIKFMSDASLYAYLSMKQAIKDSRLKKTMYQKNYRVGLIVGIGCNFFQNAIYKFKKKKILNTYSLIKNMVSNVSACLSVSYHIHGISYSLSSACATSANCIGNAMQLIQSGLQDIVFSGGAEEVSCELAYGFDCMHVLSAKYNNIPQQASRAYDINRDGFIISGGAGIVVLEELTHALSRNAPIYAEIIGYGTASDGNSMILPSGLGVIESMKQSMKHINILHIDYINTHGTSTKLGDIIELRSIQSVFKNHKPYISSTKSLTGHSLGASGVHEIIYIILMMLNNFIVPSINIESLDLEAESMNILLYKIEKKIFFALSNSVGFGGVNVSIVIKRYY from the coding sequence GTGAAAAGAGTAGTAATTACTGGTATAGGTATTATATCTAGCATAGGTAATGATAAATTATCAGTACTTAATTCTTTGCAAGCTTTAAAATCAGGTATTACTTTTTCCAAAAGTATGCAAGATTTTGGTATGAGAAGTAATGTATGTGGAAATATTTTGTTACCGGAAAAAAAAATGCATCGTTCAAATATAAAATTTATGAGTGATGCTTCATTATATGCATATTTATCGATGAAACAAGCAATTAAAGATTCTCGTTTAAAAAAAACAATGTATCAAAAAAATTATAGAGTGGGATTAATTGTTGGTATAGGATGTAATTTTTTTCAAAATGCAATATATAAATTTAAAAAAAAAAAAATATTAAATACTTATTCATTAATTAAAAATATGGTATCAAATGTTTCAGCTTGTTTATCTGTTTCGTATCATATACATGGTATTAGTTATTCGTTAAGTTCTGCTTGTGCAACTTCTGCAAATTGTATTGGTAATGCTATGCAATTAATACAGTCTGGATTACAAGATATTGTTTTTTCGGGGGGAGCAGAAGAGGTGAGTTGTGAATTAGCATATGGGTTTGATTGTATGCATGTTTTATCTGCAAAATATAATAATATACCACAACAAGCATCTAGAGCGTATGATATTAATAGAGATGGATTTATCATTTCTGGAGGAGCGGGTATTGTAGTTCTTGAAGAATTAACACATGCTTTATCTAGAAATGCTCCAATTTATGCTGAAATTATAGGATATGGTACAGCTTCTGATGGAAATAGTATGATACTTCCTTCCGGTTTAGGTGTAATAGAATCCATGAAACAATCTATGAAACATATAAATATTTTGCATATTGATTATATTAATACACATGGTACATCGACTAAATTAGGTGATATTATAGAATTAAGATCTATACAATCTGTTTTTAAAAATCATAAACCCTATATTTCTTCTACCAAATCTTTAACTGGTCATTCTTTAGGAGCATCTGGAGTACATGAAATTATTTATATTATTTTAATGATGTTAAATAATTTCATTGTTCCTAGTATTAATATAGAATCATTAGATTTAGAAGCAGAAAGTATGAATATTTTATTATATAAAATAGAAAAGAAAATTTTTTTTGCTTTATCGAATAGTGTAGGATTTGGTGGAGTAAATGTATCTATTGTAATAAAAAGATATTATTAA
- a CDS encoding flagellar biosynthetic protein FliQ, which translates to MSNELISNIFFESIKVMIMFSAPLLLSILFTGLTVSILQTITQINEYTLSFILKVISIFLVFMFFGSWIVHIIADYMIHVIKIIPSLVFYVHI; encoded by the coding sequence ATGAGTAATGAATTGATATCAAATATATTTTTTGAATCTATTAAAGTCATGATAATGTTTTCAGCTCCATTATTATTATCTATTTTATTTACTGGTTTAACGGTAAGTATTTTACAAACAATTACTCAAATCAATGAATACACATTATCTTTTATTTTAAAGGTTATATCAATATTTTTAGTTTTTATGTTTTTTGGATCTTGGATAGTGCATATAATTGCTGATTATATGATTCATGTCATTAAAATTATTCCTTCATTGGTTTTTTATGTTCATATATAA
- the fliF gene encoding flagellar basal-body MS-ring/collar protein FliF has protein sequence MSINSIKDSNTESEMKNYNFNNSFFKNFSMYFMVLFFIILIVILRIFYFPNIKYQLICNNLSHNDSMLIISHLSDMKIAYRYNMDTRELSVPEKNISQVNNMLLLEGLPRDNNIGFELFDKDQFGMSQYNTNINYQRALEGELIRLIQKIHFVKFVTLHIVIPNSSIFMQDQISPSVSVVLGCKDGKVLSSEQCFAILNLIRASIPNLRLENIVILDENGNYLNHVNNDHNNISITK, from the coding sequence ATGAGTATAAATTCTATCAAAGATAGTAATACAGAATCAGAGATGAAAAATTATAACTTTAATAATTCATTTTTTAAAAATTTTAGTATGTATTTTATGGTTTTATTTTTTATTATTTTGATAGTAATATTACGTATTTTTTATTTTCCGAATATTAAATATCAATTAATTTGTAATAATTTATCACATAATGATAGTATGTTAATTATATCACATTTATCGGATATGAAAATTGCTTATCGATATAATATGGATACTAGAGAGTTATCTGTTCCAGAAAAGAATATCAGTCAAGTAAATAATATGTTATTATTAGAGGGATTACCTAGAGATAATAATATTGGTTTTGAGTTATTTGATAAAGATCAATTTGGAATGAGTCAATATAATACCAATATAAATTATCAGAGAGCTTTAGAGGGTGAATTAATTAGATTAATTCAAAAAATTCATTTTGTTAAATTTGTTACATTACATATAGTAATTCCTAATTCTTCTATTTTTATGCAGGATCAAATATCTCCTTCTGTTTCAGTAGTATTAGGATGTAAAGATGGAAAAGTTTTAAGTTCGGAACAATGTTTTGCTATTCTGAATTTAATTCGTGCTAGTATTCCAAATCTTCGTTTAGAAAATATAGTGATATTAGATGAAAATGGAAATTATTTAAATCATGTAAATAATGATCATAATAATATTAGTATTACGAAATAA
- a CDS encoding flagellar biosynthetic protein FliR codes for MFIYKPFLLDWNALVIVIFRIFSTIYIVSIFGDTIVDIKIKFFLSICIALLIFPFISYHQVILLSILGVLIFIKQIFIGFFIGWLINVILSITIVMGEIISLQIGLSCINSLNLSIYMNISTISSLLNMLLLLLFLSMNGHLLIIYLIAKSFDFIPINDFLFNIHYLFSFIQIFNKVFIFGVILSLPIIIIVFLLNILIGFLSKMSYPMSVFYIGFPISVLLSMMILLFSNAIIINSLIYLIKYLLNFLLYSLRTYK; via the coding sequence ATGTTCATATATAAACCATTTCTTTTAGATTGGAATGCGTTGGTTATTGTAATATTTAGAATTTTTTCAACTATATATATAGTTTCTATATTTGGTGATACTATAGTAGATATTAAAATTAAATTTTTTTTATCTATATGTATTGCATTATTAATTTTTCCTTTTATTTCATATCATCAAGTTATATTATTATCAATTTTAGGTGTATTAATTTTTATTAAACAAATATTTATTGGTTTTTTTATAGGATGGTTAATTAATGTAATATTATCTATAACTATTGTGATGGGTGAAATAATTAGTTTACAAATTGGTTTATCATGTATCAATTCATTAAATCTTAGTATTTATATGAATATTTCTACTATATCAAGTTTATTAAACATGTTATTATTGTTATTATTTTTATCAATGAATGGTCATTTATTAATTATTTATTTGATTGCTAAAAGTTTTGATTTTATACCAATCAATGATTTTTTATTTAACATACATTATTTATTTTCTTTTATTCAAATTTTTAACAAAGTATTTATTTTTGGCGTAATATTATCTTTACCTATCATTATTATTGTATTTTTATTGAATATATTAATTGGTTTTTTAAGTAAAATGTCTTATCCAATGTCAGTATTTTATATTGGATTTCCAATTAGTGTTTTATTAAGTATGATGATTTTATTATTTTCTAATGCAATTATTATAAATTCATTAATATATTTAATAAAGTATTTATTAAATTTTTTATTATATAGTCTTCGTACTTATAAATAA